A single region of the Pectinophora gossypiella chromosome 2, ilPecGoss1.1, whole genome shotgun sequence genome encodes:
- the LOC126377317 gene encoding 14-3-3 protein zeta isoform X2, which produces MSVDKEELVQRAKLAEQAERYDDMAAAMKEVTETGVELSNEERNLLSVAYKNVVGARRSSWRVISSIEQKTEGSERKQQMAKEYRVKVEKELREICYDVLGLLDKHLIPKASNPESKVFYLKMKGDYYRYLAEVATGETRNSVVEDSQKAYQEAFDIAKAKMQPTHPIRLGLALNFSVFYYEIINSPARACHLAKQAFDDAIAELDTLNEDSYKDSTLIMQLLRDNLTLWTSDTQGDGDEPAEGGDN; this is translated from the exons ATGTCGGTCGACAAAGAGGAACTGGTGCAGCGCGCCAAGCTCGCGGAGCAGGCTGAGCGATATGACGACATGGCGGCCGCGATGAAGGAAGTGACGGAAACCGGCGTCGAACTCAGCAATGAGGAAAGGAACCTGCTTTCCGTTGCATACAAAAATGTGGTGGGCGCCCGACGATCGTCATGGCGTGTTATCTCCTCCATTGAACAGAAAACCGAAGGTTCGGAAAGAAAACAACAGATGGCAAAAGAATATAGGGTAAAAGTAGAAAAGGAGCTCAGAGAAATCTGCTACGATGTTCTG GGTTTACTTGACAAGCACCTAATTCCTAAAGCTAGTAATCCAGAAAGTAAAGTATTTTACCTAAAAATGAAGGGTGATTACTACAGGTACCTCGCAGAAGTGGCCACAGGAGAAACCAGAAATT CCGTCGTGGAGGACTCGCAGAAGGCCTACCAGGAGGCGTTCGACATTGCTAAGGCCAAAATGCAACCAACCCACCCCATCCGGCTCGGTCTCGCGCTCAACTTTTCCGTCTTTTATTATGAGATTATCAACTCCCCTGCGCGAGCGTGCCACTTAGCTAAACAG GCGTTCGATGACGCGATCGCCGAACTGGACACATTGAATGAGGATTCGTACAAGGACTCGACGCTGATCATGCAGCTGCTGCGAGACAACCTGACGCTGTGGACGTCGGACACGCAGGGCGACGGCGACGAGCCCGCGGAGGGCGGCGACAACTAA
- the LOC126377317 gene encoding 14-3-3 protein zeta isoform X1, which produces MSVDKEELVQRAKLAEQAERYDDMAAAMKEVTETGVELSNEERNLLSVAYKNVVGARRSSWRVISSIEQKTEGSERKQQMAKEYRVKVEKELREICYDVLGLLDKHLIPKASNPESKVFYLKMKGDYYRYLAEVATGETRNSVVEDSQKAYQDAFEISKAKMQPTHPIRLGLALNFSVFYYEILNSPDKACQLAKQAFDDAIAELDTLNEDSYKDSTLIMQLLRDNLTLWTSDTQGDGDEPAEGGDN; this is translated from the exons ATGTCGGTCGACAAAGAGGAACTGGTGCAGCGCGCCAAGCTCGCGGAGCAGGCTGAGCGATATGACGACATGGCGGCCGCGATGAAGGAAGTGACGGAAACCGGCGTCGAACTCAGCAATGAGGAAAGGAACCTGCTTTCCGTTGCATACAAAAATGTGGTGGGCGCCCGACGATCGTCATGGCGTGTTATCTCCTCCATTGAACAGAAAACCGAAGGTTCGGAAAGAAAACAACAGATGGCAAAAGAATATAGGGTAAAAGTAGAAAAGGAGCTCAGAGAAATCTGCTACGATGTTCTG GGTTTACTTGACAAGCACCTAATTCCTAAAGCTAGTAATCCAGAAAGTAAAGTATTTTACCTAAAAATGAAGGGTGATTACTACAGGTACCTCGCAGAAGTGGCCACAGGAGAAACCAGAAATT CTGTTGTAGAGGACTCACAGAAAGCCTACCAAGACGCTTTCGAGATCAGCAAGGCGAAAATGCAGCCCACACATCCAATAAGACTGGGCTTGGCATTAAATTTCTCCGTCTTCTATTATGAGATATTAAATTCACCAGACAAAGCGTGTCAGCTCGCCAAACAG GCGTTCGATGACGCGATCGCCGAACTGGACACATTGAATGAGGATTCGTACAAGGACTCGACGCTGATCATGCAGCTGCTGCGAGACAACCTGACGCTGTGGACGTCGGACACGCAGGGCGACGGCGACGAGCCCGCGGAGGGCGGCGACAACTAA
- the LOC126377172 gene encoding uncharacterized protein LOC126377172 codes for MSELAPSPPPTVAPFALAACVACVAGAAALADCAVLAALLKRSRTGLYSIIMQLAMTDIILLGTVIGPELWSLNSRTWQFGNIACTAHQGLSVFTTTLTTYLVSAMALHTLTTIRLEEKSTDRKIKRSRDDDEEIRSSQHSLVANSDSSTPPRTMNLDYRVADTGIPVTLPTVFVWILAISLSIPEFALATTVHAGKNVIICTLDSSHQFNMHIMLAAFNLFLPLFIMSSAAVLIIVKLFSKRRPSGVDNNESVAALKLSLWLISVHVILCTPRAVLTGYRVYSTSISGYDSAPDLYLQSNTITVINLALSSAYLSASLIRPILCIIVIQPLKVFFSFGAKIPENV; via the exons ATGTCGGAGCTCGCGCCCAGCCCGCCGCCGACGGTCGCGCCGTTCGCGCTAGCCGCCTGTGTCGCGTGCGTCGCCGGCGCCGCTGCCCTCGCAGACTGCGCCGTACTGGCCGCGCTTCTCAAACGCTCGAGAACCg GCTTATATTCTATCATCATGCAACTGGCTATGACAGACATTATTCTCCTTGGCACTGTTATTGGACCAGAATTATGGTCACTAAACTCAAGGACATGGCAATTTGGAAACATTGCTTGCACTGCTCATCAAGGTTTGAGCGTCTTCACTACGACGTTAACCACTTATTTAGTTTCTGCAATGGCTCTACATACGCTTACTACGATTCGACTGGAAGAAAAATCAACAGACCGAAAAATAAAACGTAGTAGAGATGATGACGAGGAAATCAGATCATCACAACACAGTTTAGTAGCAAACAGTGATTCATCCACACCACCGCGAACCATGAACTTGGATTACCGCGTGGCCGATACCGGCATACCGGTTACTCTGCCGACTGTTTTTGTGTGGATTCTGGCGATTTCATTAAGCATACCGGAATTCGCACTAGCTACGACGGTCCATGCGGggaaaaatgttattatatgCACTTTGGATTCCAGTCATCAATTCAATATGCACATAATGCTTGCTGCTTTCAATTTATTCTTACCTTTGTTTATTATGAGCTCAGCCGCTGTTCtcataattgttaaattattttcaaagagAAGACCGTCTGGGGTAGATAACAACGAATCGGTAGCGGCATTGAAGCTGTCGTTGTGGTTGATATCTGTGCACGTTATACTGTGCACCCCTCGCGCGGTTCTCACTGGCTATCGTGTTTATTCGACGTCAATTAGTGGATATGATTCCGCGCCGGACCTATATTTGCAGAGCAATACGATCACTGTTATAAACTTAGCGTTAAGTAGTGCTTATTTAAGTGCATCATTAATACGGCCCATTTTGTGTATTATTGTTATACAACctctaaaagtatttttttccttcGGTGCCAAAATTCCTGAAAATGTGTGA